From Cellulomonas dongxiuzhuiae, the proteins below share one genomic window:
- the rpsD gene encoding 30S ribosomal protein S4, with protein MSSVTRSRRQVRLSRALGLALTPKAVKHFEKRPYPPGEHGRARRRTESDYAVRLREKQRLRAQYALREKQLAKAYENARKAPGLTGEALVEDLETRLDALVLRAGFARTILQARQTVTHRHVLVDGKIVDRPSFRVKEGQTLQIKPKSQATVPFQVAAAGAHRDVLPNVPGYLEVQLEKLSATLVRRPKRAEVPVTCEVQLVVEYYAR; from the coding sequence GTGAGCAGCGTGACCCGTTCGCGTCGCCAGGTCCGCCTGAGCCGCGCGCTCGGCCTGGCCCTGACGCCCAAGGCCGTCAAGCACTTCGAGAAGCGTCCCTACCCGCCCGGTGAGCACGGCCGCGCCCGTCGCCGCACCGAGTCGGACTACGCGGTGCGTCTGCGCGAGAAGCAGCGTCTGCGCGCCCAGTACGCGCTGCGCGAGAAGCAGCTCGCCAAGGCGTACGAGAACGCCCGCAAGGCCCCGGGCCTGACCGGTGAGGCCCTCGTCGAGGACCTCGAGACGCGTCTGGACGCGCTCGTCCTGCGCGCCGGCTTCGCCCGCACGATCCTGCAGGCGCGCCAGACGGTCACGCACCGTCACGTGCTCGTCGACGGCAAGATCGTCGACCGTCCGTCCTTCCGCGTGAAGGAGGGCCAGACGCTGCAGATCAAGCCGAAGTCCCAGGCCACCGTGCCGTTCCAGGTCGCCGCCGCCGGCGCTCACCGCGACGTGCTGCCGAACGTGCCGGGCTACCTCGAGGTCCAGCTCGAGAAGCTCAGCGCCACGCTGGTGCGTCGCCCCAAGCGCGCCGAGGTCCCCGTGACGTGCGAGGTCCAGCTGGTCGTCGAGTACTACGCCCGCTGA
- a CDS encoding DUF948 domain-containing protein, producing MSIGDVAGLIAAIAFVGLVGFLGFVCLKVAAVLEETRSSVKELTDHTVPMLDEAAKVVASSASQMDKVDTVTTAAAQVGENVSALSSLVTATVGAPLLKVAAFSYGVRRALAGLRTGGTGR from the coding sequence GTGTCGATCGGTGACGTCGCGGGACTCATCGCAGCAATCGCCTTCGTCGGTCTGGTCGGTTTCCTCGGGTTCGTGTGCCTGAAGGTCGCGGCCGTGCTCGAGGAGACGCGCAGCTCCGTCAAGGAGCTGACGGACCACACGGTCCCGATGCTGGACGAGGCCGCGAAGGTCGTCGCGTCGTCCGCCTCGCAGATGGACAAGGTCGACACGGTCACGACCGCAGCGGCCCAGGTCGGCGAGAACGTCTCCGCCCTGTCCTCCCTGGTCACGGCCACGGTCGGTGCGCCGCTCCTCAAGGTCGCGGCGTTCTCCTACGGCGTGCGGCGGGCCCTCGCCGGCCTGCGCACGGGCGGCACGGGCCGATGA